The nucleotide window GTGCCCAAGAAGGTGATGTGGTTCGCGGCGAACCTGGCCCACGCCTGCAGCGATGCAGCCGGCTATGGCTTCGATATCGAGCTGCGCCGCTTCGACTGGGCGCGGCTGAAGGCCGCTCGCGACGGTTACGTGAAGGGCATCAACGACTGGTATCACACCTATCTGGCGGACTCGAACATCGACGAAATCCCCGGCGCGGCGCGCTTCGTCGATGCCCGTACCCTGGAAGTGAACGGGCAGCACTACAGCGCGGAGCACATCTGCATCGCGGTGGGCGGCCAGCCCTCCGTACCCGATGTGCCGGGTGCGGAGCTGGGCATCACCTCCGACGGCTTCTTCGAGCTCGAGGCGCTGCCGCGCCGGGTGGCGGTGGTTGGCTCCGGCTACATTGCCGTGGAGCTGGCGGGGGTGCTCAATGCCCTGGGTGCGGATGTGACCATGCTGTTGCGGCGGGAACACCTGCTGCGCAGCTTCGACGCCATGCTGCGGGAGTGCCTGATGGAGGAAATGCTCAACGACGGCATCGGCATTCTCTCCGGCACCCAGGTCGAGGCCGTCACCCGCATGGACGACGGCGCCCTGTGCATCGAGTGCGACAACGGCCAGAAGCTCGAGGGCTTCGACCAGCTCATCTGGGCCATCGGCCGCGAGCCGCTCACCGCCGACCTGAACCTGGCGGCCGCCGGCGTAGAGACCGACGCCGCCGGCTTCATTCCCACCGACGAGTGGGAGAACACCAACGTTCCGGGCATCTACGCCGTGGGCGACGTCAACGGCAAGATCGCGCTCACCCCGGTGGCCATTGCCGCGGCGCGGCGGCTGGCCGACCGCCTGTTCGGCGGCATGAGCGAACGTCGCCTGTCCTACGACATGGTGCCCTCGGTGGTGTTCAGCCATCCCCCGATCGGTACCGTGGGACTGACCGAGGCGGAGGCCCGCGAGCGCCACGGCGAGGCGGTCAAGGTCTACACTACGCAGTTCACGGCCATGTACCATGCCCTCACCGAGCACAAGCGGCAGACCGCCATGAAGCTGGTCACGGTGGGCGCGCAGGAGCGGGTGGTCGGCTGCCACATCATCGGTCTCGGCGCCGATGAAATGCTGCAGGGCTTCGCCGTGGCCCTGCGCATGGGCGCGACCAAGCGCGATCTGGACGACACGGTGGCGCTGCACCCGACCAGCGCCGAGGAACTGGTGACCATGCGATGAGCATCCGCGACTTCGAGGGCCACAGCCCGCGCATCGCCGCGAGCGCCTGGATCGACCCCATGGCGCTGGTGATCGGCGATGTCGAGATCGGGGCCGACAGCTCGCTGTGGCCGGGTGTGGTCGCGCGCGGCGACATCCATTACATTAGAATTGGGGCGCGCACCAATATTCAGGACGGCTCCATTCTTCATGTCACCCATGACAGCGAATACGCCCCCGGCGGCCATCCGCTGGTGGTCGGCGACGACGTGACCGTCGGCCACCAGGTCACCCTGCACGCCTGCACCATCGAAGACAAATGCCTGATTGGCATGGGCTCCATCATCCTCGACGGCGCCATCGTGCGCAGCGGGGCCATGGTCGGGGCGGGCAGCCTGGTGTCACCCGGCAAGGAGCTGGAAGGCGGTTACCTCTGGCTGGGACAGCCGGCCCGACGGGCGCGGCCGCTCACCGAGCAGGAAAAGGCCTACCTGGAATATTCGGCCGCACACTATGTGAGGCTGGCACGACGGCACGCGGGAAACTGACGCCCCGTGACGCCGGTTTCATGGCGCATGGGTGCCGTTTGACATAGACTATTGGGCAAGGCTCGCGGAGAGAGACTGCCGCGAAACTCCCGCATCGCAAAGGGGTCGAAGGGAACAGGTGCCCCCGAGCGAGGAAACCGCCATGACCCTCTTCTTCGGCAATCTTCCCATGAGTGCCAGCGTCCCGGCCCTGATCCGGTTGCTGCACCTGCCCGAGTCCGCCGGCCGCAGCCGGCTGCGCATCATCAAGAAGCGCGCGGTCGACGGCGCCATGATCCGCTATGCCCTCTACCAGACCGCCTCCGAATCCGAGGCCCGCAAGCTGATGGCGCGCAGCGGTCGGGTGGCGCTGGACGGCCACCCGATCTTCATCCGCGAATTCAGTCGCCGTGTCGCCAACAACGACCGGCGCGCGCCCGACTGGCGCGAGCGGCCCTGGCCGCACGCCGAGCGGCGTGTCAGCGATCGTCGCCAGCCGGAGCGTCCGGCGTCCGCAGCCGCCTGATCACCGGGGCCGTGTCCGGCCGCACGCCCCGCCAGATGGCGAAGGCCTCGGCCGCCTGCTCCACCAGCATTCCGAGTCCGTCCACCGCACGCCCCGCGCCCTGCGCTGCGGCCCAGCGCACGAAGGCGGTCGGTTCCCGCCCGTACATCATGTCGTAGCACAGGGTGTCGCGATCGATGCCGGCGGGGTCAACCGGCGGCACCTCCCCGGCCAGGCCCGCCGCCGTGGCGTTGATCACCAGGTCCCAGTGACCTGCGGGCACGGCATCAAAGCCGCAGCCGGTGACCTCGCCCAGATCGGCGAAATCGGCCGCCAGCCCCGTGGCCCTTTCCGGGGTGCGGTTGGCGATCACCAGTTCCGCCGGCCCTTCCGCCAGCAGCGGCGCCAGCACCCCGCGGGCGGCCCCACCCGCGCCGAGCAGCAACAGCCGCCGGCCGCCGAGATCGAGGGCCAGATTCTTCTTCAGGTCACGCAGCAGACCGACGCCGTCGGTGTTGTCGGCGCACAACGCGTTCGCCTTGTTCCAGTACAGGGTGTTCGCCGCCTGCGCGCGTTCGGCCCGCGGCGTTCTTTCCGCGGCCAGCGCGAAGGCCTCCTGCTTGAAGGGCACGGTGACATTGAGTCCCTTGCCCCCGGCCGCACGGAAGGCGGCGACCGCCTCGGGGAAATGCCCGGGCTCGACCAGGATGGCCTCGTAGACCAGCCGCTGCCCGGTCTGCTCGGCGAACAGGCGATGGATCTCGGGCGAGAGGCTGTGGGCGATGGGGTTGCCCATCACCGCATAGCGGTCGATGGCGGCATTCATGGCGGGTGTCTCAGCCCTCGCGCAGCCAGCGCGCGGCCTGTCGCGCGAAATAGGTGAGGATGCCGTCGGCGCCGGCGCGCTTGAAGCCGAGCAGGGATTCCATCACCACGGCGCGCTCGTCCAGCCAGCCGTTCTGCGCAGCGGCCTTGAGCATGGCGTACTCGCCGCTCACCTGATAGACGAAGGTGGGTGCGCCAAAGGCATCCTTCACCCGGCGCACCAGGTCCAGATAGGGCATGCCCGGTTTGACCATGACCATGTCCGCGCCCTCGTCCAGGTCCAGCGCGACCTCCCACAGCGCCTCGTCGCTGTTGGCTGGGTCCATCTGGTAACTGTACTTGTTGCCGGCGCCCAGATTGGCCGCGGAGCCGACCGCGTCGCGGAAGGGCCCGTAGAAACTGGACGCGTACTTGGCCGAGTAGGCGAGGATGCGGGTGTTGAGATGGCCGGCCTGTTCCAGCGCGTCGCGGATGGCGCCGATGCGGCCGTCCATCATGTCCGAGGGGGCGACCACGTCGGCCCCGGCCTGGGCGTGGGACAGGGCCTGGCGCACCAGCACCTCGACCGTCTCGTCGTTGAGCACATAGCCCTCGGCATTGACCAGCCCGTCCTGGCCGTGGGTGGTGAAGGGGTCCAGTGCAACATCGGTGATCACGCCCAGCTCGGGCTGCGCCGCCTTGAGCGCGCGCACCGCCCGCTGCGCCAGCCCCTCGGGGTTCCAGGCCTCACGGGCATCGTCGCTCTTGCACTCGGCGGGCGTGACCGGGAACAGGGCCACCGCGGGAATGCCCAGTTCGACCAGTTCCCCGGCCAGTTCCACCAGCAGGTCGATGGACAACCGTTCCACGCCGGGCATCGAGGCAACCCCCTCGCGCTGGCCTTCGCCCTCGAGCACGAACACGGGATAGATGAGATCGTCGGCCGTCAGCCGATGCTCGCGCATCAGCCTGCGAGAGAAGTCGTCGCGGCGCATGCGCCGCATGCGCACCCGCGGAAAGCCGCCGCGTGAGGTATCGAATCCGGACACAGCCTTGCTCCCTGAAGTCTGAACCCCGAGTTTACCCGCTCATCGGCGTGCTAGGCTACGCGGGTGACCCGCACGCCCACGCCCGAAGACCGCCTGACGCCCGACGCCCTCGCCGCCCTGTGCGGCGCGAGCCGTCTGCCGCTGGCGGCCTGGTACGCCGATCCCCTCGGCTTCGACGCCACCCGCGAACTGCTCGATCGCGCCCGCGCCCGACTGCGCGGCGGGCAGGCGGACTTCGGTACCCGGCTGGTCGAGGCCATCGCCGGCTACTGGCTGGGCGCCGATCCGGCCATGCACGAGGCCAGTCTGGCGGCCAGCGCCGAAGATCCCGCGGCACAGGCCCTGAGCCTGCTGGTGCCGGGGCAACTGCTGGCCGCCCGCGGCGACCCTGCTGCCCTGCCCCGCCTCGAGGCCGGTTTTCACCGCGCCGCGCCCCTGCTTGCGCCGGCCGATTACTTCCGGGTCCTGCATCGTCATGAGCAGCTCGCCATCCTGCTGGCGGTGAGTGCACCCGGACCGGCCCGCGACCTGCCCTCGCTGCTCGCCGAGGCCAGCGTGATCGCCCGCCTGCGCGGCCGACCGCGGCCGGGTGGCGATCCCGGCGACACCCTGGGCTGAGTGGTCGGCCCGCAGGGCCGGAATCCGGGTGGCGTTGATGCCCGCGTTTGGAACACGGCGTCCGCCGAGGGCGCAGAGCAGAACATTGCCAAGACTCTGTGATCTCCGCGCCTCCGTGTCTCTGCGTTCATGTGACAGCCCCGAGCAAGATCCGCCGATGCCCAAGCTTGTGCTGCGCCCCAGCTAAAGCGCCGCACAGCGCCGGCCGCTAGCGCTGGAAACATCCGGTGAATTGCAGGAGGTGGCCGCATGAAGACCCGCACCGCTCGCATCGAACCCTTCCCCCGCTGGTTGCTCGCCGGCTGCCTGTTCCTGCTGCTGGCCGGCATGGCCGGCGCACTGCGCGCCGCGGTGGCGCCGCAGGAGGTCGTTCGCCAGGCCTCGGAGGCGGTACTGGACCGGCTGCGCGCCGACAAGGCGGCGTTCGAGGCCGAGCCCGCGCGGCTGTACGAGCTGGTCGACCGGGTCCTGCTCACCCACATGGACTTCGGGCGCATGTCGCAGTGGGTGCTCGGCAAGCACTGGCGCCGTGCCAGCG belongs to Thiohalobacter sp. and includes:
- the gorA gene encoding glutathione-disulfide reductase, yielding METRHYDLIAIGGGSGGLSVAERAARYGARTAVIERGPLGGTCVNVGCVPKKVMWFAANLAHACSDAAGYGFDIELRRFDWARLKAARDGYVKGINDWYHTYLADSNIDEIPGAARFVDARTLEVNGQHYSAEHICIAVGGQPSVPDVPGAELGITSDGFFELEALPRRVAVVGSGYIAVELAGVLNALGADVTMLLRREHLLRSFDAMLRECLMEEMLNDGIGILSGTQVEAVTRMDDGALCIECDNGQKLEGFDQLIWAIGREPLTADLNLAAAGVETDAAGFIPTDEWENTNVPGIYAVGDVNGKIALTPVAIAAARRLADRLFGGMSERRLSYDMVPSVVFSHPPIGTVGLTEAEARERHGEAVKVYTTQFTAMYHALTEHKRQTAMKLVTVGAQERVVGCHIIGLGADEMLQGFAVALRMGATKRDLDDTVALHPTSAEELVTMR
- a CDS encoding gamma carbonic anhydrase family protein; the protein is MSIRDFEGHSPRIAASAWIDPMALVIGDVEIGADSSLWPGVVARGDIHYIRIGARTNIQDGSILHVTHDSEYAPGGHPLVVGDDVTVGHQVTLHACTIEDKCLIGMGSIILDGAIVRSGAMVGAGSLVSPGKELEGGYLWLGQPARRARPLTEQEKAYLEYSAAHYVRLARRHAGN
- the aroE gene encoding shikimate dehydrogenase; the protein is MNAAIDRYAVMGNPIAHSLSPEIHRLFAEQTGQRLVYEAILVEPGHFPEAVAAFRAAGGKGLNVTVPFKQEAFALAAERTPRAERAQAANTLYWNKANALCADNTDGVGLLRDLKKNLALDLGGRRLLLLGAGGAARGVLAPLLAEGPAELVIANRTPERATGLAADFADLGEVTGCGFDAVPAGHWDLVINATAAGLAGEVPPVDPAGIDRDTLCYDMMYGREPTAFVRWAAAQGAGRAVDGLGMLVEQAAEAFAIWRGVRPDTAPVIRRLRTPDAPAGDDR
- the hemB gene encoding porphobilinogen synthase, whose product is MRRMRRDDFSRRLMREHRLTADDLIYPVFVLEGEGQREGVASMPGVERLSIDLLVELAGELVELGIPAVALFPVTPAECKSDDAREAWNPEGLAQRAVRALKAAQPELGVITDVALDPFTTHGQDGLVNAEGYVLNDETVEVLVRQALSHAQAGADVVAPSDMMDGRIGAIRDALEQAGHLNTRILAYSAKYASSFYGPFRDAVGSAANLGAGNKYSYQMDPANSDEALWEVALDLDEGADMVMVKPGMPYLDLVRRVKDAFGAPTFVYQVSGEYAMLKAAAQNGWLDERAVVMESLLGFKRAGADGILTYFARQAARWLREG